One Peromyscus leucopus breed LL Stock chromosome 20, UCI_PerLeu_2.1, whole genome shotgun sequence genomic region harbors:
- the Tomm22 gene encoding mitochondrial import receptor subunit TOM22 homolog, with translation MAAAVAAAGAGEPLSPDELLPKAEAEKAEEELEEDDDDELDETLSERLWGLTEMFPERVRSAAGATFDLSLFVAQKMYRFSRAALWIGTTSFMILVLPVVFETEKLQMEQQQQLQQRQILLGPNTGLSGGMPGALPPLPGKI, from the exons ATGGCCGCCGCCGTCGCTGCAGCCGGTGCTGGGGAGCCTCTGTCCCCGGACGAGTTGCTCCCGAAAGCCGAGGCGGAGAAGGCCGAGGAGGAGCTGGAAgaggacgacgacgacgag cTAGATGAGACCCTGTCGGAGAGACTCTGGGGTCTGACGGAGATGTTTCCGGAGAGGGTCCGGTCGGCCGCCGGAGCCACCTTTGATCTCTCGCTCTTCGTGGCTCAGAAGATGTACAG GTTTTCCAGGGCAGCTTTGTGGATTGGAACCACTTCCTTTATGATCCTGGTTCTTCCTGTTGTCTTTGAGACAGAGAAGTTGCAAATGGAGCAACAGCAGCAACTGCAGCAGCGGCAG atacTTTTGGGGCCTAACACAGGGCTGTCAGGAGGAATGCCAGGGGCTCTACCTCCACTTCCTGGAAAGATCTAG